One genomic segment of Macaca fascicularis isolate 582-1 chromosome 19, T2T-MFA8v1.1 includes these proteins:
- the ZNF490 gene encoding zinc finger protein 490 isoform X3, translating into MVETLCENKEDRLCGKSSSPIPDLHTNLETPTGLKPCDCSVCGEVFMHQVSLNRHMRSHTEQKPNEYHEYGEKPHKCKECGKTFTRSSSIRTHERIHTGEKPYECKECGKAFAFLFSFRNHIRIHTGETPYECKECGKAFRYLTALRRHEKNHTGEKPYKCKQCGKAFIYYQPFLTHERTHTGEKPYECKQCGKAFSCPTYLRSHEKTHTGEKPFVCRECGRAFFSHSSLRKHVKTHTGVQPYTCKKCGEAFKSSSSCQVHERTHFGEKPYECKQCGKAFNSSSYLQLHERVHTGEKTYECKECGKAFLYSTHFRIHERTHTREKPYECKQCGRVFIYFSHLRRHERSHTGVKPCECKQCGKAFTCLNSLKVHKRIHTGERPFQCRQCGKAFSYSKSLHVHERTHTRQKP; encoded by the coding sequence ATGGTTGAAACACTCTGTGAAAATAAAGAGGATCGTCTGTGTGGAAAAAGCAGTAGCCCGATTCCTGATCTTCATACGAACCTGGAAACTCCTACTGGATTAAAACCATGTGACTGCAGTGTGTGTGGGGAAGTCTTCATGCATCAGGTCTCCCTTAATAGACACATGCGGTCTCACACGGAACAGAAACCAAATGAGTATCACGAATATGGAGAGAAGCCAcataaatgtaaagaatgtgggaaaaCCTTCACTCGCAGCTCCAGTATCCGAACCCatgaaagaattcatactggagagaaaccatacgaatgtaaagaatgtggcaagGCCTTcgcatttctcttttcctttcgaAACCATataagaattcatactggagagacaccctatgaatgtaaggaatgtgggaaggcgTTCAGATATCTTACCGCTCTTCGGCGCCATGAAAAAaatcacactggagagaaaccctacaaatgtaaaCAGTGTGGAAAAGCCTTTATCTATTACCAGCCTTTTCTAACCCACGAAAGGACTCACACcggagagaaaccttatgaatgtaagcagtgtgggaaagccttcagttgTCCCACGTACTTACGGAGTCATGAGAaaactcatactggagagaaaccttttGTATGTAGGGAATGTGGGAGAGCCTTCTTTTCTCACTCAAGCCTTCGAAAACATGTGAAAACCCACACCGGAGTTCAACCTTATACATGTAAGAAATGTGGGGAAGCCTTCAAGTCGTCTAGTTCCTGTCAAGTGCACGAAAGAACTCATtttggagaaaaaccctatgagtgtaaacaatgtggtaaagcCTTCAATTCTTCAAGTTACCTTCAATTGCACGAAAGAGTTCACACTGGCGAGAAAACTtatgaatgtaaagaatgtggtaAAGCCTTTCTTTATTCCACTCACTTTCGAATCCATGAAAGAACCCATActagagagaaaccctatgaatgcaaACAGTGTGGTCGGGTCTTCATTTACTTCAGTCACCTTCGAAGGCATGAAAGAAGTCACACTGGAGTGAAACCATGTGAGTGTAAGCAGTGTGGCAAAGCTTTCACTTGTTTAAATTCCCTGAAAGTACAcaaaagaattcatactggagaaagaCCCTTTCAATGTAGACAATGTGGTAAAGCCTTCAGTTACTCAAAGTCTCTGCACGTGCATGAAAGGACTCATACTAGACAGAAGCCCTAA
- the LOC135968537 gene encoding large ribosomal subunit protein eL31 translates to MAPAKKGGEKKKGRSAINEVVTREYTINIHKRIHGVGFKKRAPRALKEIRKFAMKEMGTPDVRIDTRLNKAVWAKGIRNVPYRIRVRLSRKRNEDEDSPNKLYTLVTYVPVTTFKNLQTVNVDEN, encoded by the coding sequence ATGGCTCCCGCAAAGAAGGGTGGCGAGAAGAAAAAGGGCCGTTCTGCCATCAACGAGGTGGTGACCCGAGAATACACCATCAACATTCACAAGCGCATCCATGGAGTGGGCTTCAAGAAGCGTGCCCCTCGGGCACTCAAAGAGATTCGGAAATTTGCCATGAAGGAGATGGGAACTCCAGATGTGCGCATTGATACCAGGCTCAACAAAGCTGTCTGGGCCAAAGGAATAAGGAATGTCCCATACCGAATCCGTGTGCGGCTGTCCAGAAAACGTAATGAGGATGAAGATTCACCAAATAAGCTCTATACTTTGGTTACCTATGTACCTGTTACCACTTTCAAAAATCTACAGACAGTCAATGTGGATGAGAACTAA